Within the Miscanthus floridulus cultivar M001 chromosome 17, ASM1932011v1, whole genome shotgun sequence genome, the region tcggtcagtgactttatttctgagcctaggtgctcgaagtttgcagtggggttacaaacaagaaggagaaagatagggtgtacgagaggtccggtcggctccggtcagaAGAGCTAAGAGCGataggagctacgctatgagctaagtgttcaagcgtgtgcttggggtacgaatgatgggataagtctcatgtgtgggctggtctttgtggggctatgctgGTCACATGGTCTTTGTGGCTGCATGGTCTAtttttaggacaacatcttagaggacagcatcttagcatctaggatagCATCTTAggctagcatcttagactagcatcttggcatatgcttggctggctagcagcctataaatatgtatccccaacctctcaggttggcatggcatttggaaataaaccagaaaattgccccaactcctagtgtcatcctctctcgatgagagtaagaattctgctactatcaagagtaagaattcagcgactaacaactggtatcggagccatactatcctgtagcctgagcatctcctgctcatctcctttccCAGCCGCACAACAGCCCTAGCTAGGAGCAGCAGTAGCTCTAGCCGCTCTTGCTCACTCCTTTCCCTCTATGTAGACGAGCAGCACCtcatctgaagcagccctctccccatgcagcagccccccggtagcgcgtcatgtctgTAGGGCAGTCTCagtgctcggtcgcctcgagcacacggcgtcggcaggaggccgaacttgccgcggtagaggaacgcgagcgagcggcggcagagaccgctacggcggtggcaagggcgtcgaggctagcaGTGGCAGAGCTGGCAGCAGCTAGAGCAGAGGCGGAAGCAGTGGCGGCGATGGCTGCAGCGCGTGCGATGATAGCAGAGGTCGAGGCCCTAtgcggcagcatcagcagcttcGTTTCTGCTGACAACAGCGCTGATGCGGACCTCGAGTTGCTGGGGAGGGAGCCAGGACAAGCGCGGACGGCGTAGTGggtagccgcgcacgcccacgagcgtggcggcagccccgACAGGCAGCGTACGGTgatggtggcgctcctggaggaggcacgCATGGTGGTTGcactcctagaggaggcgcgTACGGCGACGGTGGCGGCCGGGTCGATGAAGAGcgtggccttcacaggcagcatggctctctctccttggatcggtaccgtggttaccacgggctctagGCTGTCATTAGGGACGTCGGCCCCggtggtgggtggcctaccctcaccaagaccaactacgtcaaGTGGGCTatggtgatgagggtaaagctctaggtgcggcacatgtgggaggcagtccagTATGACGACGttgactacgacctagatcgacgggcgctagatgccctcatcgctgcagtctcacccgagatgcagttctcgcttaccaacaagtggactaccaaggaggcttgggacgccatcgctgcggcacacATCGGTAGCGACCGTGCCCGCAAGTTCACACTGCAGGCATtccgcaaggagtgggagaacctggctttcaagctaggtgaggatgttgatgacttcgctctccgtctcaacactctgttgcagaagatggtgcggttcggcgatgacacctatggcgaggagagagctgtcgaaaagctcttctgctgcgtccccgagaagtacaagcagatgggtCATTTgatcgagtccctgctggatctctccatgatgtcgatcgaggaggcgatacgtcgcctcaaggtcatcgatagtgatgagccacagtccctctcggggcccatcaccactggcgggaagctccttctcactcgggagcagtggcttgccagccaaggtggccggaagaagggggagccttcttccacgacaggcggccgcaagcatggcaagccacgcaaggcgcgcagagatgcCTAGGTTGGGcgtgaggacgtgccgagggtgatgctcGTGGAGGCGcctagggcggcactgccggtagGCACAAGCCAACatgagacgacgcctgccgcaactacggccagcttggccattgggccaaggactatcAACAGCCATGgtgcggccaggcccacgtcgcacaggcgaaGGAGCTAGCTCTGTTCATGgaacatgcaagcatcgagctacctccagcggcactggccgcagcggctctcctccaacTTGATGAGCCAAAAGCACATGCCCTCCTCGGCGATGGCTCCGGTAACGACAAGACTggcgggtggtgcctcgacaccggtgccacccatcacatgaccggtcaatgggagttcttcaccgagcttgactttGGCGTCCGAGGCtccatcaagtttggggatgcctccagcgtggagatcaagggcgtcggctccgtcatcttcaccaccgtgtctggtgagcataggctgctcaccggagtctactacatcctcgcgttgaggaactccatcatcagcttgggacagctagaTGAGAatggttcgcgcgtggtggttgaggatggagtcatgaggatttgggatcgccgtcgccgccttctcgccaaggtatctagaagcgcaaatcgactctacgtccttaacgtgcaggtggcacaacccctctgtctcgctgctcgttggGACAATGAGGCATGGTAGTGGCATGAGCGTTTCGAGCACCTTCACTTCGAGACCCTGAAGCGGCTTAGTGCCAcgaagatggtgcgaggcctaccgtgcctcgaccatgtggagcagctctgcgacatcTACGTATtaacgaagcagaggcgactcctcTTTCCCTAGCCAGCGAGCTttcaagccaaggagaggctcgagcttgtgcacggggacttgtgtggccctgTGACACTAGCCACACCAGGAGGACgatgctacttcctgctgctcatcgatgacctctcccgctacatgtgggtgatggtcctcggcagcaaggaagagcttgcggacgccatcaggcacTCGCAAGCTATTGCGGAGGCGGAGtgtggccgcaagctgcgcgtgctacgCACCGACAACGATggtgaattcacggcggctgaattcgcgtcgtactgcgttgatgagggcattcagcgccactactccgtgccgtacagcccgcagcagaacggcatcATCGAGCGGCGCAACTAgatggttgtggggatggctctaGCCCTTCTCAAGAAGATGGGGATGCCAGTTGTCTTCtggggaggtggtggtggtggctgtctacatcctcaaccgcttgcctaccaaggcgctcgacaaCAGGACGTCGTACAAGGCTTGGCGTGGGCGTAAgtcggcggtctcccacttgcaggtcttcggctgcctcgtgtttgccaaggagcttggccacatcagcaagctcgatgaCAGGAGCACTTcgagagtgttcatcggctacgtggAGGACTTCAAGGCCTACTGTATCcttgacccgaagacacagcgtgtgcgcacggtgcgtgacgttgtgttcgacgaagggcgaggatgggcgtgggacaagacgtgggacgatggctcggctccaACGTACgatgacttcactgtcgagtatgtccacttcgagggagctaggGAGTAGGCAACTCTTCTTCGGTGAGCGCATCTAccctagtccccgagcctccaccgaccctggCTCCTGCTACTCCGATAGCACCATGCTCtctagccaggacctcggctacgATGAgtccttcgccggctccaccacagccagcACCGCCAcacactccagcaccgacaggcacctctccaggcatgtctactccaacaccagctcatgTCGAGCACAGCCtagttgagctcgctactccgctctctcacgatgaGGAGCGCATTGACGCGTACCACGATGGCGAGCCGATGCGGTACCATATGATGGAGAACCTTCttggcgaccagccggtgccgagaccggtgcctcatgacctggaggtgtagttgcaccttgcgtgtgacgatggCGAGCCTCAGtggtttgcagaggccgagaaacacgtggcatggcgcgccgcgatgcagttggagatggatacGGTTGAGAAGAATCGCACctaggagcttgctgaccttcctcgtggtcaacgcacgatcacccttaagtgggtgtacaagctgaagagggatgaagccggcgccatcgtcaagcacaaggctcgcttggtggcatgaggtttcgtgcagcaagagggggtcgacttcgataACGCCTTTGCTCTCGTGGCATGGATGGAGTCCGTgagactcctccttgcgctagctgcccaggagggctggcgtgttcatcacatggacgtcaagtcggcattCCTTAAtgacgacttgaaggaggaggtctacatgcaccagccgccgggatttgcgatccccagcaaggagggcaaggtgctccgcctgcgcaaggccctctatggcttgtggcaggcaccgagggcgtggaatgccaagttggattccatgctaaaggggatgggcttcgagcaaagcccgcacgaggcggccatctaccaacggggcagtggaggaaatgctctgctaGTGGGTGTCTACATcgatgacttggtgatcaccggcaccaaggatgcgaaggtggcggcattcaaggaagagatgaaggccacctttcagatgagtgacctggggcctctctccttctacctaggaattgaggtgcaccaggatgacttcgggatcacgcttcgacagaccgcctatgcCAAGCGCgttgttgagctagctgggctcaccgactgcaacctagctctcactccgatggaggagaggctgaagctgagccgcgacagcacgacggaggaggtggacactacgcagtaccggcgtcttgtggggagcctttgcttcctcgcccacacacggccggacttggcattcttcgtcggctacgttagtcgattcatacagcgaccgacgacggagcaccagcaggctatgaagaggatcatccgctacgttatGGGGACTCTCgatcacggcctctactaccctaggtgccctggggcggcacacttcgtcgggtacagcgacatcGACCACGCCGACGACATCAACACCAGCAAgggcacgagcgggatcctcttcttcctcgataAGTCCCTCGTTAgatggcagtcggtcaagcagcaggtggtggccctgtccagctgtgaggccgagtacatagcggcctccaccgctttgactcaggcgctctggctcgctcgactgctcggtgatctcctcggcagagacactagagcagtggagctcagggtggacagcaagtccgctctggccttGGCAAAGAACCACGTGTTccatgaacgcagcaagcacatccgggtgatgtaccacttcatccgaggctgtttggagaaAGGGAGCAtgaaggcgagctacatcaacaccaaggaccagcttacggacctgctcaccaagccccttaggaggatcaagttccttgagctctgctccagaaccgggatggttcaactttcccacagaacgacgcacaagacttagggggagaatgatgggataagtctcatgtgtgggctggtctttgtggggctgtgctggtcacatggtccttgtggctgcatggtctATTTTTacgacagcatcttagactagaggacaacatcttagactagaggacaacatctttgcataTTAGACtaacatcttggcatatgcttggttggctagcagcctataaatatataCCCCCAActcctcaggttggtatggcattgagaaataaaccagaaaaattgtctcaactcctagtgtcatcctctttcgatgagagtaagaattcagctactaccaagagtaagaattcagcgactaacataaTTTTGACAGTTGGTTTGTGAAGCAGTACattttttttgtttctctttTCTTGTACTGAAGAGCTACAATTGTTTCCTCTCAGTTGCTCCCAATTTTCAGTGCACAGTTTAATTTTCTATTATGTACAGTCTGTTGGAACACCCAAAGAGCTTGGTGTGACTGGAAATAATTTCAACCCCATCTTACAAAATAATGGTTTAGTACCTTCACTTTTGGTCTGTACATATCTACATTACAGAGATTAACTTCGTGAAATTTACCACGCTGACATCAGAGTTTGAGCACTTCTtgatttctttctctttttgccTCTTATTTTTTGATTGATTGATGTTGTATTAGTAGTCTTTTTTCCCGGTTTGACGTGTAATTTGAACTGCATTaagattttttttctcttttgcaGCACAACATGTTTGCTAGATGGATCTGTTGCATTGCCAAGCAAAGGGACTCATTTTTTTATTCCTGTCATGCTACCACGGAACCATATCAATATCATATACTTTGTTTTTTTAGGGAGCATCTGAAGATTACATCTACATTCTTGTTCATGAACAGTATAGTATTGTGTTAATTTATGTTAGAAAAATGCAAATAAACCTATTAGCCCTTATCTATTTTGTAGATTGTGCAACAACTAATGGTCAATGATGGGAAGGCCAACTACTATCGTCGTGATTCGGAGCAAGAATCAGAACAACTGGCAGAGAAGAATATACGTTTTGCTGCTAGACTGGAGGAAGCAACACAGCGATGGAGATTATGATCAAATCCTGTCTATGAGCCCatgattattttcctatgaaCGGTGAGCTTCATCATTTTACAGTAAACGAGTAAAGGCTCTGGTGATGCTGCGAGCATGGAGGGCGCCGGTGCCGGCGCCACGACCGGCACAGAGGCGGAGCGTTGGACAAATTGGCCTTGTCGGCATGGCGATTCAGATCCATTCAGGATCTGAATCACCGGAGTAAAAGGGAGCGATTTGGAATCAGAACATTTGGTGTTTGAGAATTTTGACACATTTAAATAAGAATTGTAATTGGAGAAAGATGTTGTGAATTCTCTAGAATGTGT harbors:
- the LOC136515654 gene encoding uncharacterized protein, with the translated sequence MLPVKATLFIDPAATVAVRASSRSATTMRASSRSATITVRCLSGLPPRSWACAATHYAVRACPGSLPSNSRSASALLSAETKLLMLPHRASTSAIIARAAAIAATASASALAAASSATASLDALATAVAVSAAARSRSSTAASSASCRRRVLEATEH